From the Halorubellus sp. JP-L1 genome, one window contains:
- a CDS encoding DsrE family protein, with protein sequence MTKAAVIVLAGTEGHENLGRIVNALETAKEFAENDDDELELVFDGAGTQWIPELEDEDNDNHELYQAVRDDASACDFCSGAFGVDDAVDDAGIVTLDDHDGHPSIRSLVADDYEVITF encoded by the coding sequence ATGACGAAAGCAGCAGTCATCGTCCTGGCAGGCACAGAGGGCCACGAGAATCTCGGTCGCATCGTGAACGCACTCGAGACCGCGAAGGAGTTCGCCGAGAACGACGACGACGAACTCGAACTCGTCTTCGATGGCGCCGGCACGCAGTGGATCCCGGAACTCGAGGACGAGGACAACGACAACCACGAACTGTACCAGGCCGTCCGCGACGACGCGTCCGCGTGCGACTTCTGTTCGGGTGCGTTCGGGGTCGACGACGCGGTCGACGACGCCGGCATCGTGACGCTCGACGACCACGACGGACACCCGAGCATCCGATCGCTCGTCGCCGACGACTACGAGGTCATCACGTTCTGA
- a CDS encoding helix-hairpin-helix domain-containing protein, whose translation MSQLNAPVSTMFDVQRTMIEQSHEAMTQSIDAQQQFVQSMMDVDAAKQLNERGYEAAHGMVDAYFDTLEATLPTDQATALEDVRTTMVEQLDALEANQTEALEAFEASVEDATEVTDDGFEAFLAALDEQIDATLELHGDVEHQTLESVDEFEHNLEQLETQVGEIQAKLEDASDAIADSTEEMVEVQFEATGESLESLPGLGATYAQRLQEQGIETVQTLTEANADAIAEIADVSTEQAEAWIDAAQTTAN comes from the coding sequence ATGAGTCAACTGAACGCTCCCGTCAGCACGATGTTCGACGTCCAGCGCACGATGATCGAGCAGTCCCACGAGGCGATGACACAGAGCATCGACGCCCAGCAGCAGTTCGTCCAGTCCATGATGGACGTCGACGCCGCGAAGCAACTGAACGAGCGCGGTTACGAGGCCGCCCACGGGATGGTCGACGCCTACTTCGACACGCTCGAAGCCACGCTCCCCACCGACCAGGCGACCGCCCTCGAGGACGTCCGCACGACGATGGTCGAGCAACTCGACGCGCTCGAGGCGAACCAGACGGAGGCACTCGAGGCGTTCGAGGCGTCCGTCGAGGACGCGACCGAAGTCACCGACGACGGCTTCGAGGCGTTCCTCGCCGCGCTCGACGAACAGATCGACGCGACCTTGGAACTCCACGGCGACGTCGAGCACCAGACCCTCGAGAGCGTGGACGAGTTCGAGCACAACCTCGAACAGCTCGAGACGCAGGTCGGCGAGATACAGGCCAAGCTCGAGGACGCGTCCGACGCGATCGCCGACTCCACCGAGGAGATGGTGGAGGTCCAGTTCGAAGCGACCGGCGAGTCCCTCGAGTCCCTCCCGGGCCTCGGCGCGACGTACGCCCAGCGGCTCCAGGAGCAGGGCATCGAGACCGTGCAGACGCTGACCGAAGCCAACGCCGACGCCATCGCGGAGATCGCCGACGTCTCCACCGAACAGGCCGAAGCGTGGATCGACGCCGCCCAGACCACCGCGAACTGA
- a CDS encoding ATP-binding protein, with amino-acid sequence MVGGDESVVADAARAVTDAGFRVAGTAEEPTTRGDESVLEGVECVVIAATDGESLAERTIAVRREPASLPIVAVLVVADEATVGVTDAADEAIASVLDAGADEIVRGRVGDDGFERILEHRIDRTIRAAGASGATETVDVVGERPVADRVEALEAELEDVGREQRICQRIVAAIVDTVACDACGVVEARDGEFVPLAATAAKPSPGRARLRTDEGVAGESYRAERIVYVRDVQTHDRARADLPYRSVLSVPVGDIGVLQVASTNVDAYDAADRETVARFADVAEHAMTRVRFERSLTQERDRAAALFQNIPDAAVEYVLDDGAPRIERVNSAFVRLFGYEPEESVGETTLDLLVPSDGVDEALDTFETLRDGEFTEREVERVTTNGSSPFLLRNVPISSESGLSTGYLIYTDISELVERERQLERQNERLDAFASMVSHDLRNPLSAAQGYVDLTQETSDLSHLEVVQAEHERMFDMIDDLLTLARQGEAIGDVETVDLEGVVASAWETVDTANATVETASLPAVEGDPDRIRQLFENLFRNAALHAGPDVNVTVGGFPGGFFVADDGPGIPEAERDAVLEMGMTTAKGEGGTGFGLAIVTEVADGHGWGVEVTESESGGARFEFHTECAPVAEGEP; translated from the coding sequence GTGGTGGGGGGCGACGAGTCGGTCGTCGCCGACGCCGCGCGGGCAGTGACGGATGCGGGGTTTCGCGTCGCGGGAACGGCCGAGGAGCCGACGACGCGAGGCGACGAGTCGGTGCTGGAGGGTGTGGAGTGCGTCGTGATCGCGGCGACCGACGGCGAATCGCTCGCCGAGCGGACGATAGCCGTTCGACGCGAGCCCGCGTCCCTCCCGATCGTCGCGGTCCTCGTCGTCGCCGACGAAGCGACTGTGGGTGTCACGGATGCTGCGGACGAAGCGATCGCCAGCGTTCTCGATGCTGGCGCTGACGAGATCGTCCGGGGTCGCGTCGGGGACGACGGGTTCGAGCGCATCCTCGAGCATCGCATCGACCGGACGATCCGGGCGGCGGGCGCGAGCGGTGCGACTGAGACGGTCGACGTGGTCGGGGAACGGCCGGTCGCGGACCGAGTGGAAGCCCTCGAGGCCGAACTCGAGGACGTCGGTCGCGAGCAGCGGATCTGTCAGCGGATCGTTGCGGCGATCGTCGATACCGTCGCGTGCGACGCGTGCGGCGTCGTCGAAGCGCGCGACGGCGAGTTCGTGCCGCTCGCCGCCACCGCCGCCAAACCGAGCCCCGGCCGGGCGCGCCTTCGAACCGACGAGGGGGTCGCGGGAGAGTCCTATCGGGCGGAACGCATCGTCTATGTCCGGGACGTCCAGACGCACGATCGGGCGCGCGCGGACCTCCCGTATCGGTCCGTGCTGTCGGTGCCAGTCGGCGACATCGGCGTCCTTCAGGTGGCGTCGACGAACGTGGACGCGTACGACGCGGCCGACCGGGAGACCGTTGCGCGGTTCGCTGACGTGGCGGAGCACGCGATGACGCGCGTTCGCTTCGAGCGGTCGTTGACTCAGGAGCGCGATCGTGCGGCCGCGCTCTTCCAGAACATCCCGGACGCCGCCGTCGAGTACGTCCTCGACGACGGGGCGCCCCGTATCGAGCGCGTGAACTCGGCGTTCGTTCGCCTGTTCGGGTACGAACCGGAGGAGAGCGTGGGCGAGACGACGCTCGACCTCCTCGTGCCGTCGGACGGCGTGGACGAGGCCCTGGACACCTTCGAGACGTTGCGCGACGGCGAGTTCACCGAGCGCGAAGTGGAGCGCGTCACGACGAACGGTTCGTCGCCGTTCCTCCTGCGTAACGTCCCGATATCGAGCGAGAGCGGGCTGTCGACGGGCTACCTCATCTACACGGACATCTCGGAGCTCGTCGAGCGTGAACGCCAGCTCGAACGGCAGAACGAGCGGTTGGACGCGTTCGCGTCGATGGTGAGTCACGACCTCCGGAATCCGCTGTCGGCCGCACAGGGATACGTGGATCTGACCCAGGAGACGAGCGACCTCTCGCATCTCGAGGTCGTTCAGGCGGAGCACGAGCGCATGTTCGACATGATCGACGACCTCCTGACGCTCGCGCGACAGGGCGAGGCGATCGGGGACGTGGAAACCGTCGACCTCGAGGGCGTGGTTGCGAGCGCCTGGGAGACGGTGGACACGGCGAACGCGACGGTCGAGACGGCGTCGCTCCCGGCCGTCGAGGGGGACCCGGACCGCATCCGGCAGCTGTTCGAGAACCTGTTCCGGAACGCGGCCCTGCACGCCGGACCGGACGTCAATGTGACGGTCGGGGGGTTTCCCGGCGGGTTCTTCGTCGCCGATGACGGCCCGGGCATCCCCGAAGCCGAGCGCGACGCCGTCCTCGAGATGGGGATGACGACCGCGAAGGGCGAGGGTGGCACGGGGTTCGGGCTCGCGATCGTGACCGAGGTCGCCGACGGCCACGGCTGGGGGGTCGAGGTGACCGAGAGCGAGTCGGGTGGTGCGCGCTTCGAGTTCCACACCGAGTGTGCGCCAGTCGCGGAGGGCGAGCCGTGA
- a CDS encoding dihydrolipoyl dehydrogenase: protein MNEVDFLVIGSGSGLDVANAAANQGQSVAVVEKGPLGGTCLNRGCIPSKMLLYHADVLETVERADEFNIDVEVNDVAFADIVREVNEDVQGSAESIRQGLSSSPHHDLYEGEGRFVDKRTIEVVSGPDEGATVKAETVLVASGTRPAIPDIDGIDDVDYLTSTEALQRETPPDHLVIVGGGYIAAELGHFFGTFGSDVTIIGRRPNLLPDADAEVAEAFTERYADRFSLHTGHAATSVSESDGTVTVEARPYEYGEDADSGEDGKAGEGGVDAGVQADADPVRVTGDELLVAAGRRPNTDNLDVEAAGIETDAQGFVETDEYLRTTADGVWALGDVVGEYLLKHSANHEGQAVARNLFGEDLVPVDYTAMPFAVFASPEVAGVGATESELRAAGRDYATRTYQYDQTARGSAMKANGFLKAIVDLDGGILGCHIVGPEASNLVQEVVVAMKAGSGSVQDVRESVHIHPALSEVVQRGFSGQFTRGDVDHSH, encoded by the coding sequence ATGAACGAAGTGGACTTCTTGGTCATCGGTTCCGGGTCGGGACTGGACGTCGCGAACGCCGCGGCGAACCAGGGACAGTCGGTCGCCGTCGTCGAGAAGGGACCACTCGGCGGGACGTGCCTGAACCGCGGCTGCATCCCCTCGAAGATGCTCCTGTACCACGCGGACGTGCTGGAGACGGTCGAGCGCGCCGACGAGTTCAATATCGACGTCGAGGTGAACGACGTCGCGTTCGCCGACATCGTCAGGGAGGTCAACGAGGACGTCCAGGGCAGCGCCGAGTCCATCCGCCAAGGACTCTCCTCGTCGCCCCACCACGACCTCTACGAGGGCGAGGGGCGGTTCGTCGACAAGAGGACCATCGAGGTCGTGAGCGGCCCGGACGAGGGCGCGACCGTGAAGGCCGAGACGGTGCTCGTCGCCAGCGGAACCCGTCCGGCGATCCCCGACATCGACGGCATCGACGACGTGGACTACCTGACGAGCACGGAGGCGCTCCAGCGGGAGACGCCGCCCGACCACCTCGTGATCGTCGGCGGCGGATACATCGCGGCCGAGCTCGGGCACTTCTTCGGGACGTTCGGGAGCGACGTCACCATAATCGGCCGGCGACCGAACCTCCTCCCGGACGCCGACGCGGAGGTCGCCGAAGCGTTCACCGAGCGGTACGCCGACCGGTTCTCGCTCCACACCGGGCACGCGGCCACGTCGGTCTCCGAGTCCGACGGCACGGTCACGGTCGAGGCGCGCCCGTACGAGTACGGCGAGGACGCTGATAGCGGCGAAGACGGCAAGGCTGGCGAAGGCGGCGTGGACGCCGGCGTCCAGGCCGACGCCGACCCGGTTCGCGTGACGGGCGACGAGTTGCTCGTCGCGGCGGGCCGCCGCCCGAATACGGACAACCTCGACGTCGAGGCCGCTGGAATCGAGACGGACGCGCAGGGGTTCGTCGAGACCGACGAGTACCTGCGGACGACCGCCGACGGCGTCTGGGCGCTCGGCGACGTCGTCGGCGAGTACCTCCTGAAGCACAGCGCGAACCACGAGGGCCAGGCCGTCGCGCGGAACCTCTTCGGCGAGGACCTCGTGCCGGTCGACTACACGGCGATGCCGTTCGCGGTGTTCGCGTCGCCCGAGGTCGCCGGCGTCGGCGCGACCGAGAGCGAACTCCGCGCCGCCGGCCGCGATTACGCCACCCGCACGTACCAGTACGACCAGACCGCGAGGGGGAGTGCGATGAAGGCCAACGGCTTCCTGAAGGCCATCGTCGACCTCGACGGCGGAATCCTCGGCTGTCACATCGTGGGCCCCGAGGCCTCGAACCTCGTGCAGGAGGTCGTCGTCGCGATGAAGGCCGGTTCGGGCTCCGTCCAGGACGTCCGCGAGTCCGTTCACATCCATCCCGCGCTCTCGGAAGTCGTCCAGCGCGGGTTCTCCGGGCAGTTCACGCGCGGCGACGTCGACCACTCGCACTGA